DNA sequence from the Deltaproteobacteria bacterium genome:
GTTTTTCCGTGTGCAGGGCCAGTTGGTCATATTTGGTTTGCTGGTCTTCGATATAGCGAACCTTTTCGATCGCGCAGGCACATTGGGCCGCGAGCGATTCAAGAAACTGGATTTCCTCTTTTGAAAAATCCCGGGGTGTGTCGAAGCAGATGCGCAGTATGCCGGCGATCTGGTTTCTGAATTTGAGGGGTACGTCGATGACCTTCTGGATGCCTTCGGTGGCGATCTCTTTTGGATATTGAATTCGCGGATCGTGTTGAACATCCTTGATAACGATGGCTCGATTTTCTTTGTACAAATCGGTGATCAGATTTATTTGGGTTGCCGGCCTTTTGGACAGGTATTCCTCGCTCAATCCATATGCCGAGTTGAGCTCCAACTCCCCCGTATCCAGGTTCAGAACCCGCAGCATCGTACCCTTGGCGTTCAGCGCTTCGGCCGCCTTCCAGACCACCAGTTCGAGAACTTCCTGCAATTCCGTGCTGGAATGGACCATTCTGCTGATTTCCCGAAATGCATTGTAGAACGTTTCTATCTTCTTTAATGACTTCATATGCTTTCCGTTTGCTGTCAGCGGCATGCGCCCCTTTTTAAAAAATCATTTCGCGAATTTATCGGCAAGCTCATGATCGATGACATAGATGCAGATCTCCTTGGCGCCCTGCGGCGTATATTTGCTTTTCTCGCAAAGATTGGACATCAAGAAGGTGACGTCCTCCCGTATGCGCCGGTCGTGGGACTTGAACGACGCTTCGTTAAAATCCTTGATCGCCTGACGGAAATTTTCATTTTTGAGGAAGGGCTCAAGCACCTTTTCCTTCAGGTTGAAAACGTAGCGCTCGTGCAGGCTTTGATAAAGCTCGGTTTCCTTTAAGGGGATCCCCTCCAGCATCACCTCCTGCGTCATCGTCTTGGATGCGTATGCTTTCTGGGTGTCGTACCTGAAGGACAGGCGCTTCTTTTCATCCTGACTTTCCCCCAGCAGCCGGCGCTCGATGCCCTCGAAAAATGCATCTGAAATCTCGATCCGGTCACCGGTAAAAATACAGGTGGCCACGCTGCCAAGGTCAAAATTGCTCGCAAAAAGGTAGTTCAAAAGGTCCCTTTCAATTTGAGCCTCGTTGTAATAGTAAAGCGACTCCTTCACCTCCTGCAAAATGGTGTAATCATACATATCCAGCAGCGAAACGAGAAACTGATCGGGAATCGAACGGTTCAAATCCTGACGTATCTTGGTAAAAAACAGGCACAGCGTGGACATGTCGATAAGCTTGTCCTCTCTGGCGTATTCGGAGTAAAACTCGCTGAAGATCTTAATTGAATCCCGTCCCGAAAAGCCACGGGCGCCCTCTGAGACCGATTCAGCGATTATTTTCCGGCGCCGCTTGGCCGTGAAGCGTTTGCGGTCCTCTTCGGTAAGCCAGGAAGGGATGTACCCGGTGTATATCTCCATTTTCAGAAGCTGCAGGTTTTCGTCGCAATAGCGACCGTATTTTTTAGGATCGCCGATCCATTCCAGAAGTGCTTCGGATTTGGTACTCAAACGCGTCGATATGATGACACGGGCGAAATTGTGCAGCACGCGCGGAAGGAAACTGTCGTCGATATGCCTGCCGAAAATATTCCGGTAAATGGCGACTTCCGTGTTGAGGTCGAGCACATAGGGAATGTTTATGTATTCGATGCGGTCTGAAAACGACGGCAAATTCTGCACATTTTTTTTGTCTTCGGGGTTCATGAGCGCCATGAGCAGCGAGTTGACGTTTTCTTCGATATCTTCAACCTTGTGGACCCCTTCACTGATGATGTTGTGAAGTTCGATCAAACGCTCTACGTTATGCGACTTGATATCCATGAGGGCGTAAATGCCGTTGTTGGTTTTAGCATACCGTGAAAACAGATATTTCACCTGGTTGCTGTCACGCAGCAGGTTGTTGATGCGGTTCTGCAGTACCGGGTTGCCCATGATGTTCTGACGCATGGGACGGTCACCAGGATTGAACACGCTGATGCCCTCCCCCAGCCGCCGGTTGAACTGATAGGGGCGCGCGTAAAGCATGCGAAACACCTTCAAAGGATTCTTGAGTCTTCTCAATAAAGCCCAGTAAATCGAACTGCAAATGGTGCAGGACGAGTCCCTGAAAATCCATTCATACTCTTTTTCCGTAAAGAGCTTCCATTTAAATTCATCGTTGGCAAGCAGGTCGTCCAGAAACCTACGCCGGTAATGCTTGGGGATCATGACGATGGGGTGGTCATGGCTCGGGCAGGGAACCTCTATATATTCTTCATCGGCCTGCTCCGCTTCTCCGGCCTCGCGTGCCTCCCCCCACTCCCTGACCGGAAACGGCATCCCGGCCCCCGCATCGTTTTCATCAACATCCTCCCGGCTGGAAAAGGGCGCCATCACCTCGACCACCTTATCAAAGATTGGGATCCTTTCCTCCTCGGTCAGACGGCCCAGAAGATTTCGATCGAGACGCCACAGCGATTCGAACCGGGAGCCTTCTTCTGTCTTGGTGTACTCCTCGAATTTCATCAGGAGATTGTTTAAAAAGGTGCTCTTGCCGCACCCCGGCGGCCCGTGAAAAATATAGATCTTGTTTTGTTGCGTGCCCCTCCTGAGCGCCTCCACCTGTTCCATGAAACGGTTGGCAAAGAGCCTGTCGGCGAAAAAGGGATGATCGGTCCCTTCCACAAACAGCTCCGCGCAGTCGTAGTTCACGAAGTGGATCGATTCGGGGTCATCGGGATATTCGTCCTCTTCTTCACTGACAAAGGTTTTGATCATGTCGTGAAATACCTGGAACACATTCCTCAAGACCTGATGCGGCCTCGCAACCATCGTTTCCAAAAACTCCTCAAATGAAACCGGCATGTTATGATGACGGTCGCTGATAATACGGTCCAGGTTCTGCATGGCCGTGCCGACCTGGCGGCCGCTCTCTTTTTCGGGTCCCGGCTTTTCCATCGCGCCAACCTACAATTCACGTCTGCTGAGTTTTCGATTTTCCATCTTGTATTCCACCCGCCGCCAGACGATGCCTCCCGGTTCACCGTCTACTGGTGTCGAAATGGCCGGATAGGCTGCCGGTGTCGGTGGTTTTTCAGGTGTCCTGGCCGCCACTTCGCTGGTTTCCAACTTGACCGGTTTGCCCCACAAATATTCGATGCCCATCATGGTGTTGGCGATGAACTCCTTCACCAGGGGTTTGCCTTCGAAATGATGCACCAAATACAGTTCCTGACCGTCGTCATCCCGGTCTTTGACGGTGATATGGGGAGGATGGTAGAGTGTATTCCCAATCATCTTTAGGTACTCACCGACATCGCGACTTCTGACGTAGTATTCCCAAACCATCTTTGTTTTGTTCAGCCTCTTTCCGGCCACAAATAGGTTGTGGCGGTTCATGAACTCCTGGGTCAGAAAGATGTTGATGAACATGGAGTCGCAGAAATTCTCACGTACGCTGAAAATATAGTTTCGGCCTTGGCCGGTTTCGGCGTCAAACGTCTTTCTCGCCCCGGCATCCCTCAGACGCTGGAACGCAAAAGCGTAGCGGCCCTTGTCGGCCATCTCCTCGATTTCTGAAAAAAGCCGCATTCCCAATGCGTAGGGGTTCAAGCCCACGCGCGGCAGAAAGGTCACCGCGGCGTTGACCCTGGCAAAATCCACTTCGTGGCCACGGATGCGCTCGTCCTCGATAAACAGCCGCTCGTGCCAGTAGCTGGCCCACCCCTCGTTCATGATCTTGGTACGGATCTGCGGCTGGAAGAACAGGCTGGTCTTGCGGACAACCTGCATCACCGTTTTCATCCACCGGTTCTCTTCCCTGTTCAAAACGTCCGAGTGCTCCATCAGATATTGAAGCAGGTCCAGGTGCCCGTCGGATTTCTTTTCCAGGTTTTTCTGGAACAGCGCCCGGAACTCCGGGTGCTTCTTCTCTACTTCCGCAAAGAACGAGTCTTCGCCCAGCTCGCCGTTTTCACCTATGCATTGGTTGTAGCGTTCTATTTCCTTGACATACGTGTTGATCTGGACATTCAGAACCGTCTGCAGAAAAATGTCGAAATAGTAATTCAACCGCTTGCTCTGATCGTCTCGGGTGCCGCCGTTCATTTCCGCCAGCGTTTCATGATACCCCACCAGGTTGTCTATGCCCCTTGCGAATTCAATGACATAGTCCACCCACTTGTTCTTTTCAGCCCGCAGGCGCGCGATCAGACGCTTGTCCGCCAGTGCCTGACCGGTAAAATCGTAGTCCCAGGTGTGTTGAAAGTAGATATTGTTCTGAAAAAAATCGATGTGCCCCAGCACATGATAGAAAATCATCACGTTGAGCCAGTCGGGGTTGTTGTCGTTGTAAAAGGAGATCGCCGGGCGTGTGTTGATCACGGTCTCATACGGGTTGCCCGGATAAAGCTCATACTTCCCTTTTTCCTTGAGCACTTCCACATCGTGCACCCAGTAGTCGTAGAGGGTCGGTATCATCAACTTGGGAGACAGTTCCAGAAGGTCGCGGTTGGTGACGATGTATTCCAGACTTTCGTCCTCGAAACGCAGCCCGGCCTCCCGGGCGCGTTCCTTGCAGCCCTCCATGATCTTTTTGGTATGTTGGCCGATGAGCTCCATAACACAAAACCTTTTTTCGGCGGTTACATCGTCGTTTTTTCTTCTTTTTGGCGGAAGCCGCTCATCATTGCCCCCTCAAACCCAAGGCATCCTTTCGATATGCCGCCTTGAAAATATCAGGAACGGTCATGCACGCCATTCGTAACGCTTTTCTGGCGATCACGATAGAAGGACGCTGCTGTTGTCTACCAAACACAAATCACGACACACCAAACACCGGTTACGAAATCAACCGTTTTATGCCCTCGATCAACCGCGGTTCATCCGCATTTTCCCGCACGGCATCCAGCCTGAGAAGCTCCTTTTTTTCGTTCAGCAGGCCGGATTTTCCGATATATTTCTCCACTTCCGTTCCGCGGTGCGTGGTGCCGGCATGCTCGGCGATGGTTATGCCTACACGGTTGGCATAGGTCAGCATTTTTTTCAGTTCGGGAAGGGCCTCCACGCCCTCCTTGTCCCAGTCGTCGCCATCCGTCCCGTGGAAGACATAGATATTGTAGTCCCGTGACAGGCTCTCCGCTTCCACGATCTCGTTCACCAGACGGTAGGCCGAAACCACCTTGGTGCCGCCTGCTACCCTGGAGTTGTAGTAGGTATAGAAATCGT
Encoded proteins:
- a CDS encoding serine protein kinase PrkA is translated as MQNLDRIISDRHHNMPVSFEEFLETMVARPHQVLRNVFQVFHDMIKTFVSEEEDEYPDDPESIHFVNYDCAELFVEGTDHPFFADRLFANRFMEQVEALRRGTQQNKIYIFHGPPGCGKSTFLNNLLMKFEEYTKTEEGSRFESLWRLDRNLLGRLTEEERIPIFDKVVEVMAPFSSREDVDENDAGAGMPFPVREWGEAREAGEAEQADEEYIEVPCPSHDHPIVMIPKHYRRRFLDDLLANDEFKWKLFTEKEYEWIFRDSSCTICSSIYWALLRRLKNPLKVFRMLYARPYQFNRRLGEGISVFNPGDRPMRQNIMGNPVLQNRINNLLRDSNQVKYLFSRYAKTNNGIYALMDIKSHNVERLIELHNIISEGVHKVEDIEENVNSLLMALMNPEDKKNVQNLPSFSDRIEYINIPYVLDLNTEVAIYRNIFGRHIDDSFLPRVLHNFARVIISTRLSTKSEALLEWIGDPKKYGRYCDENLQLLKMEIYTGYIPSWLTEEDRKRFTAKRRRKIIAESVSEGARGFSGRDSIKIFSEFYSEYAREDKLIDMSTLCLFFTKIRQDLNRSIPDQFLVSLLDMYDYTILQEVKESLYYYNEAQIERDLLNYLFASNFDLGSVATCIFTGDRIEISDAFFEGIERRLLGESQDEKKRLSFRYDTQKAYASKTMTQEVMLEGIPLKETELYQSLHERYVFNLKEKVLEPFLKNENFRQAIKDFNEASFKSHDRRIREDVTFLMSNLCEKSKYTPQGAKEICIYVIDHELADKFAK
- a CDS encoding SpoVR family protein, with translation MELIGQHTKKIMEGCKERAREAGLRFEDESLEYIVTNRDLLELSPKLMIPTLYDYWVHDVEVLKEKGKYELYPGNPYETVINTRPAISFYNDNNPDWLNVMIFYHVLGHIDFFQNNIYFQHTWDYDFTGQALADKRLIARLRAEKNKWVDYVIEFARGIDNLVGYHETLAEMNGGTRDDQSKRLNYYFDIFLQTVLNVQINTYVKEIERYNQCIGENGELGEDSFFAEVEKKHPEFRALFQKNLEKKSDGHLDLLQYLMEHSDVLNREENRWMKTVMQVVRKTSLFFQPQIRTKIMNEGWASYWHERLFIEDERIRGHEVDFARVNAAVTFLPRVGLNPYALGMRLFSEIEEMADKGRYAFAFQRLRDAGARKTFDAETGQGRNYIFSVRENFCDSMFINIFLTQEFMNRHNLFVAGKRLNKTKMVWEYYVRSRDVGEYLKMIGNTLYHPPHITVKDRDDDGQELYLVHHFEGKPLVKEFIANTMMGIEYLWGKPVKLETSEVAARTPEKPPTPAAYPAISTPVDGEPGGIVWRRVEYKMENRKLSRREL